In the genome of Streptomyces violaceoruber, the window GTGCCAGTACCTCTTCGAGCGCGGCGTCGTGGCGTATCCGTACACGACCGAGAAGCCGGTGGCGGTGCTGGGCGCGAAGTACCGGTGGGCGCGGGCCGCGGGCTTGTTGGGAGGCGGTTCATGACGTGAGACGGCGAGGGGCCGGCCGACGGGTGCGCGTCGGCCGGCCCCGGGGACCCGCGCGCGCACGAAAGGCATGGGACAGGGGGCGCTGGCCAGATCTTTCGACGCTAGGGGTGCAATCGACATGACAACCACCGATGTCACACGGGTCGCCGCCTACCGGGAGGTGACCGACAGGAACGGGCGCGTCTACCGCGTGGGCGAGTCCGACATCGACCTCATGGGGCGCAAGCGCAAGTGGATGGTGATCCTGCCCTGGATCGGGATGATGGGCATCTCCTCCGCCGAGTACGCGTTCGCGTCCGCCGAGGACACGCTGCACGAGGCCCAGCACTGGTCCAGCGGCAGCATCTACTGGATGATGACCGCCTGGGTGTTCTGCCAGGCCGCGGTCGCGTTCCCGGCGGGGCGGCTGCGCGAGAGCGGCAAGCTGCCGGCGCGCTGGGCGATGATGCTGGGGTCGGCCGGCACGCTGCTGGGCTATCTGTCGCTGGCGTTCGCGCCGCACGTCTCGCTCGCCTTCATCGGGTTCGGCGTGTTCAGCGGCATGGGTGCCGGCATGGTGTACGCGACCTGCGTCAACATGGTCGGCAAGTGGTACCCGGAGCGCCGGGGCGGGAAGACCGGCTTCGTCAACGGCGGTTTCGCCTACGGCTCGGTGCCGTTCGTCTTCATCTTCCACGGCTACATGGACACGTCCAACTTCCGCTGGGTGCTGGTTTCCGCGGGTGTCTTCCTCGCGGCGATGGTGGCGATCGCCGGTTTCTACTTCCGGGACCCGCCGAAGAACTGGTGGCCGGCCGCCGTCGACCCGCTGAACCCGCCGGCCGACCCGCGGGCCCGGCGTTCGCTGGAGAAGAACCCGCCGGCGGTCAAGCAGTACTCCCCGATGGAGGCCTGGAAGACCGGCCGGGTGGCGCTGATGTGGTTCTGTCTCGCCTGCACCTCCGGTGTGAACATCTTCGGCATCGCCTTCCAGGTCGACATCGGCGAGGAGGCGGGCTTCGCGGCCGGGGTCGTGGCCGCGGCGATGTCGCTGAAGGCGATCGTCAACGGCACCGGGCGCGGGGTCATCGGCTGGCTCTCCGACCTCTACGGCCGCAAGCAGTGCCTGCTCTATGTGTGCGCGATCCTGGGTCTGGCCCAGTTCGGCATCATCTGGTCGGCCGAGATCAAGAACCTGCCGCTGTTCCTGGTCTTCTCCGCCATCTCCGGTTTCGGCGGCGGCGCCATCTTCCCGATGTTCGCGGCGCTGACGGCGGACTACTTCGGCGAGAACAACAACGCCACCAACTACGGGATGGTCTACAGCTCCAAGCTCGTCTCCGGCCTCGGTGCGGGCATGGGCTCCGTGGTCGTCGGCGTCTGGGGCTACAACGGCGCCTTCAGCCTGGCGGGCAGTATCTCGATCTTCGCCGGGTTCGTGGCGCTGTCACTGAGGCCACCGGGGCGCCCGAAGGGCAAGCGCGTCACTCCGAATCCCCAGCCCCTCGGCGAGGGATGACCTGACGAAGGCTTCTTCGCACGGACCGGGCGGCCCCTCCCCCAGCACGCGGGAGGGGCCGCCCGGTCCGTGCTCCGGGTCAGTGGCGGCGCTTGCGCAGGGCGGCCAGGTTGTCGTAGCTGATCTTGGCCTCCCGCAGGGACTGCGAGGGATCGGTGGCGCTCGGCGAGTTGTCGTCCTCGATCATCGGGTTGTGGTAGTTGCGCTGTCCGACCCGGGAGAAGAACGTCGTGTAGTCGATGACGCCGGTCCCGAACGGCACCATGTCGTAGCCCATGCCGTTGGTCGTGCTGACCACGCCGTCCTTGGCGTGGAAGAGCGGGTAGCGCCGGTTGTTGCGGACGACCAGGCCGGCCGGGTCGAAGACGTTCTTCCGGGTGGAGCCGTCGTGGGCGGTGTACTCGTGGAACTTGTACTGGGCGACGTGCGCCCAGAAGATGTCCATCTCCAGCCAGACCACCCGCGGGTCGGTGACCTTGAGGAAGTACTCCAGTTTCCGGATGCCCGAACTGCGGGTCGGCCGGCCCTGGTCGTCCAGCGGGCCGCCGTCGAGCAGGAAACCGTAGGCGCTGTCGTGGTTGTGGGTGTAGAGCTTGATGCCCTCCCGGTGGGCGATCGCGCCGAGGGCGTTCCACTTGTCGGCGGCCACGTCCCAGTCGGCGCGGTAGGAGCTGCCGGTGGGGTCGCCGCCGGTGCCCATGTGGTCCATGCCGAGGATGTTGGCGATCTCCAGGTGCTTCTTGAAGGTGTCCTTGTCCGCCTGGGTCAGCGGCCAGGAGGACGGGATGAAGCCGTGGTTGCCCTGGGCGCGCAGCCCGTAGTCGTCGAGCCAGGAGCGCAGCAGCCGGGCGCCCTTGACGGACTCCAGGCTGGCGCCGCCCGGTGCGTTGGCGTGCTGGTTGTATCCGGCGAACTCCACCTGGCGGTAGCCGTGCCGGGACAGCTGCTTGAAGACCTCGCGGAAGCCGGAGGGCAGGTCGGAGGCGAGGGGGTCGCGGGCGGTGGCGTCGCGGACGGTGTAGAGGATGATGCCGCGCTTGTCCGCCGGGACGAGGATCTGCCCGTGGCCGTGGCCGTGGCCGTGTCCATGGCCGTGGTCGTGGTCTCTGTCCCGGTCGTGAGCGAGCGCCGGGGAGGCGCCGAAGACGGGGGCGGCGA includes:
- a CDS encoding OFA family MFS transporter gives rise to the protein MTTTDVTRVAAYREVTDRNGRVYRVGESDIDLMGRKRKWMVILPWIGMMGISSAEYAFASAEDTLHEAQHWSSGSIYWMMTAWVFCQAAVAFPAGRLRESGKLPARWAMMLGSAGTLLGYLSLAFAPHVSLAFIGFGVFSGMGAGMVYATCVNMVGKWYPERRGGKTGFVNGGFAYGSVPFVFIFHGYMDTSNFRWVLVSAGVFLAAMVAIAGFYFRDPPKNWWPAAVDPLNPPADPRARRSLEKNPPAVKQYSPMEAWKTGRVALMWFCLACTSGVNIFGIAFQVDIGEEAGFAAGVVAAAMSLKAIVNGTGRGVIGWLSDLYGRKQCLLYVCAILGLAQFGIIWSAEIKNLPLFLVFSAISGFGGGAIFPMFAALTADYFGENNNATNYGMVYSSKLVSGLGAGMGSVVVGVWGYNGAFSLAGSISIFAGFVALSLRPPGRPKGKRVTPNPQPLGEG
- a CDS encoding sugar phosphate isomerase/epimerase family protein produces the protein MTPFTDSSRTDAGTDPSADGPGESLRRALGVNRRRFLSTCTAVAAGAVAAPVFGASPALAHDRDRDHDHGHGHGHGHGHGQILVPADKRGIILYTVRDATARDPLASDLPSGFREVFKQLSRHGYRQVEFAGYNQHANAPGGASLESVKGARLLRSWLDDYGLRAQGNHGFIPSSWPLTQADKDTFKKHLEIANILGMDHMGTGGDPTGSSYRADWDVAADKWNALGAIAHREGIKLYTHNHDSAYGFLLDGGPLDDQGRPTRSSGIRKLEYFLKVTDPRVVWLEMDIFWAHVAQYKFHEYTAHDGSTRKNVFDPAGLVVRNNRRYPLFHAKDGVVSTTNGMGYDMVPFGTGVIDYTTFFSRVGQRNYHNPMIEDDNSPSATDPSQSLREAKISYDNLAALRKRRH